In Anopheles gambiae chromosome 2, idAnoGambNW_F1_1, whole genome shotgun sequence, a single window of DNA contains:
- the LOC1276193 gene encoding uncharacterized protein DDB_G0283357 isoform X7 — MDIGMDRSGTDAGMATIGSLFQHIVNEMKNSSPLWEDFIAKATKLHACLRAAIQALAAYLDAFQKIADAATNSRGATKEIGTALTRVCLRHKAVESRMKTFTTAIMDCLVVPLQEKLEDWKKQVTVIDKDHAKEYKRCRAELKKRSSDTLRLQKKAKKGAADNLHVLVESSMQDVTMRRCELEEVERKSLRAIMVEERTRYCTFVNMLQPVVHEECEVMSELGHLQEAMQLIAIVTKDPAQLPQASEELILESKANISLYPDSPGGSNSQGGCSNSLGSRKSSVCSISSINSSSSGSPGHHQFQRSLSQYSPAIRLKPGESSDSGFCSSPALTSQASTLASQSHAVSTWPPHTQDATSTVDRPHTISSAYEKGHQRPALTVYTFQSPETIAETQKSPANVACRPPLPVRCSSLERPLSTTSVKNANPNVPRQCPSPIPAHITKEHPQLQPTYVNMTELASMAASKTTNNSNNVNNNNNNNHHTSTSGNNGGASTNNVQQAASLQSHSQIPYQQQQQQQQQLHSPVLSSASSLISPDSNATNAISSPDVSACSTQTPQNTPQTGSPGTPNYSSIGCAGGGTINLGFRSTTPSSAGGGTAAVTPSEILEKTSLFEQQINNNQLHQPTVPPPQQQQLSVPTSPATLSTRHNDPNALYGRRTNEEIYKSAGQLQLDRDADCIDKQTIEELNNLIGELDLFQREHENALLLQQQQQQQQQHHPHHPPQKHARHRYSNGGSGSGDPASESDTILANGVNNNHGGGMLASGHRNGSLHDAEDGLQLLEQPTTTLGGGGRLPSSISSSNSNLDEYLSNHQAADETNGSMTNLAAKYSNHNAQSADTTDYASTGGHYHRTSAYGQQQHQHQNHSIGLGLGSSAGGSTQGLDGIATGFENPSFMMENYYSQNRSEVVVLRCKDTSRNSLNNAPDDLLTGSGLMQLNGTPVDNSHQQQQQRLSSFRVTTSRPASPASMSSFFGISSRSPTPSLSLPVTANSSPQHHHHHGHNNHHHQAAAEANDPAVAPNSSNHAPSSAGPAPPYDDRINRNKPAITPRPASLSGPTRVTRRASVNTVKPPPPVRRSSSVTPSPSVGTNSTNTTTTTNLAQQSLAYTSSESLPPPPAYLLDSAAGSSPSISGNVAGTVKALNEIRHTPASPGVLRRAQQQSNPPSNQGSPTQYTNQYGTLPANRQHGHDHIPSTTSSLPPTAPTAAAVTAPQSHYPPSQHHHHHHPSTPNSFHATDSNKPLSNRSPKTNLHQQGGIYAQPKQLSTMSSFRTSSPGPQKPNSSFLAQLNAKIAPNKTPQSQSPVPYQQSQQQQQQQANNYGYTTAQSGNELIYQRSTPVDPRAYNNNQQHLQQQQQQQQQQQYYQQHQQQQQPPPHPPREGKHSIYSTSNQPTSQQHYQQQQQLHQQQQQYYQTQYQSQQQQPHQPLQYQQQPQSSPYYYQQQQQQQSQQAPHKQHQQQPQYGHVLPPAGATSSSGNSSSSAGGYPTQNIYVSTNPFVSSVQTSSGSGGGGMPVGSYSPSSFGKGTRHHHDDGASGGGASGSSTPNRTSNFLLPIRFYNTLDCVCALLFVVLFRCRVCLLFVCFVVVCCHFVLYILYIICAERYALFVCFFFVPLRSVFSSYFKHFCLHFSCFSNMHSHLKNCFLKFSGFIFSFFSVQTYTLTCVCKVMSRNCLFVI; from the exons aacTCAAGCCCCCTGTGGGAGGACTTCATTGCCAAAGCAACAAAGCTGCATGCATGTCTAAG gGCTGCAATCCAAGCGTTGGCGGCCTACTTGGATGCATTCCAAAAAATCGCTGATGCCGCGACCAACTCTAGAG GAGCCACCAAAGAAATTGGAACGGCACTAACGCGCGTCTGCCTGCGGCACAAGGCGGTCGAGAGCCGCATGAAAACGTTCACCACCGCGATCATGGACTGTCTGGTGGTGCCGCTGCAGGAAAAGCTGGAAGACTGGAAGAAGCAGGTGACGGTGATCGATAAAGACCATGCCAAAGAATACAAGCGGTGCCGGGCGGAGCTGAAGAAGCGCTCGAGCGACACGCTGCGGCTGCAGAAGAAGGCCAAGAAGGGTGCCGCCGACAATCTGCACGTGCTGGTCGAATCCTCCATGCAGGACGTGACGATGCGCCGCTGCGAGCTGGAGGAGGTCGAGCGAAAGTCGCTGCGGGCGATCATGGTCGAGGAGCGGACGCGATACTGCACCTTCGTCAACATGCTGCAGCCGGTGGTGCACGAGGAGTGCGAGGTGATGTCGGAGCTCGGTCACTTGCAG GAAGCCATGCAGCTGATAGCGATCGTCACGAAGGATCCCGCCCAGCTGCCGCAAGCATCGGAGGAGCTAATCCTCGAGTCGAAGGCAAACATTAGCCTCTATCCCGACTCGCCCGGTGGCTCCAACTCGCAGGGCGGCTGCTCGAACTCGCTCGGCTCGCGCAAGAGCTCCGTCTGCTCGATCAGCTCGatcaacagtagcagcagtggaTCGCCGGGCCATCATCAGTTCCAGCGATCGTTATCACAG TACTCTCCGGCGATACGTTTGAAACCAGGCGAATCGAGCGATAGCGGCTTTTGCTCTTCACCAGCTTTAACTTCACAG GCCTCCACCTTAGCTAGTCAATCACATGCGGTATCAACGTGGCCACCGCACACACAGGATGCAACGTCAACCGTCGACCGTCCGCACACGATTTCGTCCGCCTACGAGAAGGGCCACCAGCGACCCGCCCTCACGGTGTACACCTTCCAGAGCCCGGAAACGATCGCCGAAACGCAAAAGTCGCCGGCAAACGTTGCCTGCCGACCGCCGCTACCAGTG cgCTGCTCCTCCCTCGAGAGACCACTCTCAACGACTTCCGTGAAGAATGCCAATCCCAACGTGCCGCGTCAGTGTCCGTCTCCGATTCCAGCGCACATTACCAAAG AACACCCACAACTTCAGCCCACCTACGTCAATATGACGGAACTGGCTTCGATGGCTGCTTCTAAAACCactaacaacagcaacaatgttaacaacaacaacaacaacaatcatcaCACATCAACAAGCGGCAACAATGGAGGTGCCAGTACGAATAACGTCCAGCAAGCGGCATCACTGCAGTCCCATTCCCAAATCCcataccagcagcagcagcaacagcaacagcaactgcACTCGCCTGTCCTCTCGTCCGCCTCCTCGCTAATCTCGCCCGATTCGAACGCGACGAACGCAATCAGCTCGCCGGACGTGTCCGCCTGCAGTACCCAGACGCCCCAGAACACGCCGCAGACCGGGTCGCCCGGTACGCCCAACTACAGCAGCATCGGCTGCGCCGGCGGCGGCACAATCAATCTCGGCTTCCGCAGCACGACACCGTCGTCGGCGGGCGGTGGCACCGCGGCCGTCACACCAAGCGAAA TTCTAGAGAAAACGTCGCTGTTCGAGCAGCAGATCAACAACAACCAGCTGCATCAGCCGACGGTAccgccgccgcagcagcagcagctcagcGTGCCGACGTCGCCCGCCACCCTTTCGACGCGCCACAACGACCCGAACGCACTGTACGGACGACGGACGAACGAAGAAATCTACAAATCCGCCGGTCAGCTGCAGCTGGATCGCGATGCAG ACTGCATCGACAAGCAAACGATCGAAGAACTAAACAATCTGATTGGTGAATTAGATCTCTTTCAAAGAGAGCACGAAAATGCTCTGCtacttcagcagcagcagcagcaacagcagcagcaccatccaCACCATCCGCCACAGAAGCACGCCCGCCATCGGTACTCGAACGGCGGATCGGGCTCGGGCGATCCTGCATCCGAGTCCGACACGATCCTAGCGAACGGTGTGAATAACAATCATGGTGGTGGTATGCTAGCGTCCGGCCACCGCAATGGTAGCCTGCACGATGCCGAGGACGGTCTGCAGCTGCTGGAACAGCCAACCACTAccctcggtggtggtggtcggctACCGTCGTCGATCTCCTCCAGCAATAGCAATCTGGACGAGTACCTGAGCAACCATCAAGCGGCCGACGAGACGAACGGTTCGATGACGAACCTGGCGgccaagtacagcaaccacaATGCGCAGTCTGCCGACACGACCGATTATGCCAGCACGGGCGGCCACTACCACCGCACATCAGCgtacgggcagcagcagcatcaacaccAAAACCACTCGATCGGGCTCGGGCTCGGCTCGTCCGCCGGTGGCTCCACGCAGGGGCTCGATGGCATCGCGACCGGGTTCGAGAACCCCTCGTTCATGATGGAAAACTACTACAGCCAGAACCGTAGCGAGGTGGTCGTGTTGCGCTGCAAGGACACGAGCCGCAACAGTCTCAACAATGCGCCGGACGATCTGCTGACCGGGAGCGGACTGATGCAGCTGAACGGTACGCCGGTCGACAAttcgcatcagcagcagcagcaacggttaAGCTCGTTCCGCGTGACCACCTCGCGGCCAGCATCGCCCGCCTCGATGTCATCGTTCTTTGGCATTAGTTCCCGGTCGCCAACGCCGTCCCTGTCGCTGCCCGTGACGGCAAACTCGTCGccacagcatcatcatcatcatggccacaacaaccaccaccatcaggcGGCGGCCGAAGCGAATGACCCGGCGGTGGCGCCCAATTCGTCCAATCACGCACCATCGAGCGCTGGTCCGGCACCACCGTACGACGATCGTATCAATCGCAATAAACCCGCCATCACCCCGAGACCTGCATCGTTatctg GACCGACCCGTGTCACCCGACGTGCGTCCGTCAATACGGTGAAGCCGCCACCGCCGGTCCGGCGCAGCTCAAGCGTAACGCCTAGTCCTAGCGTAGGAACT aattccaccaacaccaccacaaccacaaaTCTTGCCCAGCAAAGCCTAGCTTACACCTCATCAGAAagtttaccaccaccacccgcttATCTGTTAGATTCGGCCGCCGGAAGTTCACCTAGTA TTTCAGGAAATGTGGCGGGCACGGTGAAGGCACTGAATGAAATCAGGCACACCCCGGCCAGTCCGGGCGTGTTGCGAAGGGCTCAGCAGCAGAGTAACCCTCCATCCAATCAAGGATCTCCTACG CAATACACCAACCAGTACGGTACACTGCCCGCCAACAGGCAGCATGGTCATGATCATATTCCAAGCACGACATCATCATTACCCCCGACTGCTCCTACAGCTGCTGCAGTGACTGCGCCCCAATCACACTATCCCCCATCtcaacaccatcatcaccaccaccccagTACACCAAACTCATTCCATGCCACTGATAGTAACAAGCCG CTATCGAACCGATCTCCGAAAACGAATCTCCACCAACAGGGAGGAATATACGCACAACCGAAACAGCTATCGACCATGTCCAGCTTCCGCACCTCAAGTCCTG GTCCCCAGAAGCCAAACAGTAGCTTCCTCGCACAGCTAAACGCCAAGATAGCACCGAACAAAACGCCACAATCGCAGTCACCTGTGCCCTACCAACagtcacagcagcagcagcagcagcaggcaaacAACTACGGTTACACGACGGCACAGTCCGGCAACGAGCTGATCTACCAACGGTCCACTCCGGTCGATCCGCGAGCGTACAACAATAATCAGCAACAccttcaacagcagcagcagcagcagcaacaacaacagtactaccaacagcatcaacagcagcagcagcccccgCCACATCCACCACGCGAGGGTAAACATTCAATCTATTCCACCTCTAATCAGCCCACTTCACAGCAGCactaccagcagcaacagcagctgcatcaacagcaacagcaatacTATCAAACGCAGTATCaatcgcagcagcaacaaccacatcAGCCGCTGCAGtaccagcagcaaccgcaaTCCTCGCCATACTAttaccaacaacagcagcagcagcaatcgcaaCAGGCGCCTCACaagcaacaccaacagcagccaCAGTACGGTCATGTTCTACCACCCGCCGGGGCTACTAGCAGTAGTggcaatagtagtagtagtgccgGTGGCTATCCGACGCAAAACATTTACGTCTCGACGAACCCGTTCGTCAGTTCCGTCCAAACGTCGtccggtagtggtggtggtggcatgcCAGTCGGTAGCTACTCACCTTCGTCCTTTGGCAAAGGCACACGTCATCACCATGACGACGGGGCCAGTGGGGGCGGCGCTAGTGGCAGTAGTACCCCGAATCGGACAAGTAATTTTCTCCTCCCAATCCGTTTTTACAACACTCTTGACTGTGTTTGTGCGCTTTTGTTTGTCGTTCTTTTCCGTTGCCGAGTGTGTTtgctgttcgtttgttttgtcgttgtttgttgccattttgttttatatattttatatatcaTATGTGCCGAACGTtacgctttgtttgtttgttttttttttgttccgttacgttctgttttttcttcttattttaaacatttttgtttgcatttttcatgttttagtAACATGCATTCCCACTTGAAGAATTGTTTCCTAAAATTCAGTGGatttattttctcattttttagTGTGCAAACTTATACTTTGACGTGTGTTTGTAAAGTAATGAGCCGTAATTGCTTATTCGTAATTTGA
- the LOC1276193 gene encoding uncharacterized protein LOC1276193 isoform X9 yields the protein MDIGMDRSGTDAGMATIGSLFQHIVNEMKNSSPLWEDFIAKATKLHACLRAAIQALAAYLDAFQKIADAATNSRGATKEIGTALTRVCLRHKAVESRMKTFTTAIMDCLVVPLQEKLEDWKKQVTVIDKDHAKEYKRCRAELKKRSSDTLRLQKKAKKGAADNLHVLVESSMQDVTMRRCELEEVERKSLRAIMVEERTRYCTFVNMLQPVVHEECEVMSELGHLQEAMQLIAIVTKDPAQLPQASEELILESKANISLYPDSPGGSNSQGGCSNSLGSRKSSVCSISSINSSSSGSPGHHQFQRSLSQYSPAIRLKPGESSDSGFCSSPALTSQASTLASQSHAVSTWPPHTQDATSTVDRPHTISSAYEKGHQRPALTVYTFQSPETIAETQKSPANVACRPPLPVRCSSLERPLSTTSVKNANPNVPRQCPSPIPAHITKVLEKTSLFEQQINNNQLHQPTVPPPQQQQLSVPTSPATLSTRHNDPNALYGRRTNEEIYKSAGQLQLDRDADCIDKQTIEELNNLIGELDLFQREHENALLLQQQQQQQQQHHPHHPPQKHARHRYSNGGSGSGDPASESDTILANGVNNNHGGGMLASGHRNGSLHDAEDGLQLLEQPTTTLGGGGRLPSSISSSNSNLDEYLSNHQAADETNGSMTNLAAKYSNHNAQSADTTDYASTGGHYHRTSAYGQQQHQHQNHSIGLGLGSSAGGSTQGLDGIATGFENPSFMMENYYSQNRSEVVVLRCKDTSRNSLNNAPDDLLTGSGLMQLNGTPVDNSHQQQQQRLSSFRVTTSRPASPASMSSFFGISSRSPTPSLSLPVTANSSPQHHHHHGHNNHHHQAAAEANDPAVAPNSSNHAPSSAGPAPPYDDRINRNKPAITPRPASLSGPTRVTRRASVNTVKPPPPVRRSSSVTPSPSVGTNSTNTTTTTNLAQQSLAYTSSESLPPPPAYLLDSAAGSSPSISGNVAGTVKALNEIRHTPASPGVLRRAQQQSNPPSNQGSPTQYTNQYGTLPANRQHGHDHIPSTTSSLPPTAPTAAAVTAPQSHYPPSQHHHHHHPSTPNSFHATDSNKPLSNRSPKTNLHQQGGIYAQPKQLSTMSSFRTSSPGPQKPNSSFLAQLNAKIAPNKTPQSQSPVPYQQSQQQQQQQANNYGYTTAQSGNELIYQRSTPVDPRAYNNNQQHLQQQQQQQQQQQYYQQHQQQQQPPPHPPREGKHSIYSTSNQPTSQQHYQQQQQLHQQQQQYYQTQYQSQQQQPHQPLQYQQQPQSSPYYYQQQQQQQSQQAPHKQHQQQPQYGHVLPPAGATSSSGNSSSSAGGYPTQNIYVSTNPFVSSVQTSSGSGGGGMPVGSYSPSSFGKGTRHHHDDGASGGGASGSSTPNRTSNFLLPIRFYNTLDCVCALLFVVLFRCRVCLLFVCFVVVCCHFVLYILYIICAERYALFVCFFFVPLRSVFSSYFKHFCLHFSCFSNMHSHLKNCFLKFSGFIFSFFSVQTYTLTCVCKVMSRNCLFVI from the exons aacTCAAGCCCCCTGTGGGAGGACTTCATTGCCAAAGCAACAAAGCTGCATGCATGTCTAAG gGCTGCAATCCAAGCGTTGGCGGCCTACTTGGATGCATTCCAAAAAATCGCTGATGCCGCGACCAACTCTAGAG GAGCCACCAAAGAAATTGGAACGGCACTAACGCGCGTCTGCCTGCGGCACAAGGCGGTCGAGAGCCGCATGAAAACGTTCACCACCGCGATCATGGACTGTCTGGTGGTGCCGCTGCAGGAAAAGCTGGAAGACTGGAAGAAGCAGGTGACGGTGATCGATAAAGACCATGCCAAAGAATACAAGCGGTGCCGGGCGGAGCTGAAGAAGCGCTCGAGCGACACGCTGCGGCTGCAGAAGAAGGCCAAGAAGGGTGCCGCCGACAATCTGCACGTGCTGGTCGAATCCTCCATGCAGGACGTGACGATGCGCCGCTGCGAGCTGGAGGAGGTCGAGCGAAAGTCGCTGCGGGCGATCATGGTCGAGGAGCGGACGCGATACTGCACCTTCGTCAACATGCTGCAGCCGGTGGTGCACGAGGAGTGCGAGGTGATGTCGGAGCTCGGTCACTTGCAG GAAGCCATGCAGCTGATAGCGATCGTCACGAAGGATCCCGCCCAGCTGCCGCAAGCATCGGAGGAGCTAATCCTCGAGTCGAAGGCAAACATTAGCCTCTATCCCGACTCGCCCGGTGGCTCCAACTCGCAGGGCGGCTGCTCGAACTCGCTCGGCTCGCGCAAGAGCTCCGTCTGCTCGATCAGCTCGatcaacagtagcagcagtggaTCGCCGGGCCATCATCAGTTCCAGCGATCGTTATCACAG TACTCTCCGGCGATACGTTTGAAACCAGGCGAATCGAGCGATAGCGGCTTTTGCTCTTCACCAGCTTTAACTTCACAG GCCTCCACCTTAGCTAGTCAATCACATGCGGTATCAACGTGGCCACCGCACACACAGGATGCAACGTCAACCGTCGACCGTCCGCACACGATTTCGTCCGCCTACGAGAAGGGCCACCAGCGACCCGCCCTCACGGTGTACACCTTCCAGAGCCCGGAAACGATCGCCGAAACGCAAAAGTCGCCGGCAAACGTTGCCTGCCGACCGCCGCTACCAGTG cgCTGCTCCTCCCTCGAGAGACCACTCTCAACGACTTCCGTGAAGAATGCCAATCCCAACGTGCCGCGTCAGTGTCCGTCTCCGATTCCAGCGCACATTACCAAAG TTCTAGAGAAAACGTCGCTGTTCGAGCAGCAGATCAACAACAACCAGCTGCATCAGCCGACGGTAccgccgccgcagcagcagcagctcagcGTGCCGACGTCGCCCGCCACCCTTTCGACGCGCCACAACGACCCGAACGCACTGTACGGACGACGGACGAACGAAGAAATCTACAAATCCGCCGGTCAGCTGCAGCTGGATCGCGATGCAG ACTGCATCGACAAGCAAACGATCGAAGAACTAAACAATCTGATTGGTGAATTAGATCTCTTTCAAAGAGAGCACGAAAATGCTCTGCtacttcagcagcagcagcagcaacagcagcagcaccatccaCACCATCCGCCACAGAAGCACGCCCGCCATCGGTACTCGAACGGCGGATCGGGCTCGGGCGATCCTGCATCCGAGTCCGACACGATCCTAGCGAACGGTGTGAATAACAATCATGGTGGTGGTATGCTAGCGTCCGGCCACCGCAATGGTAGCCTGCACGATGCCGAGGACGGTCTGCAGCTGCTGGAACAGCCAACCACTAccctcggtggtggtggtcggctACCGTCGTCGATCTCCTCCAGCAATAGCAATCTGGACGAGTACCTGAGCAACCATCAAGCGGCCGACGAGACGAACGGTTCGATGACGAACCTGGCGgccaagtacagcaaccacaATGCGCAGTCTGCCGACACGACCGATTATGCCAGCACGGGCGGCCACTACCACCGCACATCAGCgtacgggcagcagcagcatcaacaccAAAACCACTCGATCGGGCTCGGGCTCGGCTCGTCCGCCGGTGGCTCCACGCAGGGGCTCGATGGCATCGCGACCGGGTTCGAGAACCCCTCGTTCATGATGGAAAACTACTACAGCCAGAACCGTAGCGAGGTGGTCGTGTTGCGCTGCAAGGACACGAGCCGCAACAGTCTCAACAATGCGCCGGACGATCTGCTGACCGGGAGCGGACTGATGCAGCTGAACGGTACGCCGGTCGACAAttcgcatcagcagcagcagcaacggttaAGCTCGTTCCGCGTGACCACCTCGCGGCCAGCATCGCCCGCCTCGATGTCATCGTTCTTTGGCATTAGTTCCCGGTCGCCAACGCCGTCCCTGTCGCTGCCCGTGACGGCAAACTCGTCGccacagcatcatcatcatcatggccacaacaaccaccaccatcaggcGGCGGCCGAAGCGAATGACCCGGCGGTGGCGCCCAATTCGTCCAATCACGCACCATCGAGCGCTGGTCCGGCACCACCGTACGACGATCGTATCAATCGCAATAAACCCGCCATCACCCCGAGACCTGCATCGTTatctg GACCGACCCGTGTCACCCGACGTGCGTCCGTCAATACGGTGAAGCCGCCACCGCCGGTCCGGCGCAGCTCAAGCGTAACGCCTAGTCCTAGCGTAGGAACT aattccaccaacaccaccacaaccacaaaTCTTGCCCAGCAAAGCCTAGCTTACACCTCATCAGAAagtttaccaccaccacccgcttATCTGTTAGATTCGGCCGCCGGAAGTTCACCTAGTA TTTCAGGAAATGTGGCGGGCACGGTGAAGGCACTGAATGAAATCAGGCACACCCCGGCCAGTCCGGGCGTGTTGCGAAGGGCTCAGCAGCAGAGTAACCCTCCATCCAATCAAGGATCTCCTACG CAATACACCAACCAGTACGGTACACTGCCCGCCAACAGGCAGCATGGTCATGATCATATTCCAAGCACGACATCATCATTACCCCCGACTGCTCCTACAGCTGCTGCAGTGACTGCGCCCCAATCACACTATCCCCCATCtcaacaccatcatcaccaccaccccagTACACCAAACTCATTCCATGCCACTGATAGTAACAAGCCG CTATCGAACCGATCTCCGAAAACGAATCTCCACCAACAGGGAGGAATATACGCACAACCGAAACAGCTATCGACCATGTCCAGCTTCCGCACCTCAAGTCCTG GTCCCCAGAAGCCAAACAGTAGCTTCCTCGCACAGCTAAACGCCAAGATAGCACCGAACAAAACGCCACAATCGCAGTCACCTGTGCCCTACCAACagtcacagcagcagcagcagcagcaggcaaacAACTACGGTTACACGACGGCACAGTCCGGCAACGAGCTGATCTACCAACGGTCCACTCCGGTCGATCCGCGAGCGTACAACAATAATCAGCAACAccttcaacagcagcagcagcagcagcaacaacaacagtactaccaacagcatcaacagcagcagcagcccccgCCACATCCACCACGCGAGGGTAAACATTCAATCTATTCCACCTCTAATCAGCCCACTTCACAGCAGCactaccagcagcaacagcagctgcatcaacagcaacagcaatacTATCAAACGCAGTATCaatcgcagcagcaacaaccacatcAGCCGCTGCAGtaccagcagcaaccgcaaTCCTCGCCATACTAttaccaacaacagcagcagcagcaatcgcaaCAGGCGCCTCACaagcaacaccaacagcagccaCAGTACGGTCATGTTCTACCACCCGCCGGGGCTACTAGCAGTAGTggcaatagtagtagtagtgccgGTGGCTATCCGACGCAAAACATTTACGTCTCGACGAACCCGTTCGTCAGTTCCGTCCAAACGTCGtccggtagtggtggtggtggcatgcCAGTCGGTAGCTACTCACCTTCGTCCTTTGGCAAAGGCACACGTCATCACCATGACGACGGGGCCAGTGGGGGCGGCGCTAGTGGCAGTAGTACCCCGAATCGGACAAGTAATTTTCTCCTCCCAATCCGTTTTTACAACACTCTTGACTGTGTTTGTGCGCTTTTGTTTGTCGTTCTTTTCCGTTGCCGAGTGTGTTtgctgttcgtttgttttgtcgttgtttgttgccattttgttttatatattttatatatcaTATGTGCCGAACGTtacgctttgtttgtttgttttttttttgttccgttacgttctgttttttcttcttattttaaacatttttgtttgcatttttcatgttttagtAACATGCATTCCCACTTGAAGAATTGTTTCCTAAAATTCAGTGGatttattttctcattttttagTGTGCAAACTTATACTTTGACGTGTGTTTGTAAAGTAATGAGCCGTAATTGCTTATTCGTAATTTGA